A window from Drosophila nasuta strain 15112-1781.00 chromosome 3, ASM2355853v1, whole genome shotgun sequence encodes these proteins:
- the LOC132791001 gene encoding keratin, type I cytoskeletal 9: MAAYLILSALLLASPATWGKPTFGREHVHIRIHLPESGGGGGGHDHGHDHGGSSGGGGDFSAYEVHGGGGGGGGHGGGYGGSGGYSSGGGGGGHVSTFAVITENHHGSSGGGHFGGSGGGYGGYSGGGGHGHGHGGDDAKLAAIAAAAGSSHGDGGHGGHYGGGGGGGGGHDHGVAHIAAIAASADASGHGSGSGGYGGYSSGGGGGGHDHGVAHIAAIADASSHSSGGGGGYGGYSGGGGGGYSSGGGHDDAHLAAVAAASASSSSSSSHGSGDYSSYSAPSSSYGAPSASYGAPSSSYGAPSTSYGAPSASYGAPASSYAAPASGWTGSGSGSGSSYSSGSSYSSSSSYSSGGYSSGGHDDTVAVAAISGGGGGGGGSGHGGGSGGGGYSYSAPAGGWSSGGSSWK; the protein is encoded by the exons ATGGCGGCCTATTTGATC TTGAGCGCACTTTTGCTCGCCAGTCCGGCAACCTGGGGCAAGCCCACCTTTGGCCGTGAGCACGTCCACATTCGCATCCATCTGCCCGAGAGCggaggcggcggtggtggTCATGATCATGGTCACGATCatggcggcagcagcggcggcggtggcgacTTTTCCGCCTATGAAGTTCATggcggaggcggcggcggtggcggacATGGTGGCGGCTatggcggcagcggcggctacagcagcggcggcggcggtggcggacATGTCAGCACCTTTGCTGTGATCACCGAGAATCATCATGGCTCCTCGGGTGGCGGACACTTTGGCGGCAGCGGCGGTGGCTATGGAGGCtacagcggcggcggcggtcaTGGTCATGGACATGGAGGCGATGATGCCAAGCTGGCAgccattgctgctgcagctggctCTTCGCATGGTGATGGCGGACATGGTGGACACTatggaggcggcggcggcggtggcggtggacACGATCATGGTGTGGCTCACATTGCAGCCATTGCAGCCAGCGCGGATGCATCTGGAcatggcagcggcagcggcggctaTGGAGGCTACAGCAGCggaggcggcggtggtggACACGATCATGGTGTGGCTCACATTGCAGCTATTGCTGACGCTTCATCGcacagcagcggcggcggtggcggttaTGGCGGAtacagcggcggcggcggcggtggctaCAGCTCCGGTGGTGGTCATGATGATGCTCATCTggctgctgtggcagctgcttcCGCTTCCTCTTCGTCCTCCTCCTCACATGGATCGGGTGACTACAGCAGCTACTCAGCGCCTTCCAGCAGCTATGGTGCTCCTTCTGCCAGCTATGGTGCTCCATCCTCCAGCTACGGTGCTCCTTCCACCAGCTACGGTGCTCCTTCTGCTAGCTATGGTGCTCCCGCCAGCAGCTATGCGGCGCCTGCCAGCGGCTGGACTGGCTCCGGCTCCGGCTCGGGCTCCAGCTATAGCTCGGGTTCTAGCTACAGCTCCAGCTCAAGCTACAGCAGCGGAGGCTACAGCAGCGGTGGACACGATGAcactgttgctgtggctgccatCTCTggcggaggcggcggcggtggtggaTCCGGCCATGGCGGTGGCAGCGGAGGCGGTGGCTACAGCTACTCGGCACCAGCTGGCGGCTGGTCGAGCGGTGGCTCCAGCTGGAAGTAA
- the LOC132789972 gene encoding mitochondrial thiamine pyrophosphate carrier has protein sequence MKTPSANAHSSTVQVLQAVGGGVSGAVTRFVSQPFDVLKIRFQLQVEPLSKSNESAKYGGMLQAFATIYREEGMRGIWKGHVAGQVMSISYAFVQFWSYEQLRHAAAQTKFFHDHNHLSYFVCGGTAGCLGTLVAQPFDVVRTRVVAADPDSSTSKLRAVSGAYRVFRYEGLRGITSGLALTLLQIYPLVGANFVFYKLFNRMLVTFGEYIFDKPNPEHQIPGPLLFLSGFTAGVLSKMLVYPADVIKKRSMLHHFEDDRKSFGENPKCRSVRECIANTLKYEGPAGFYKGMLPTLYKSGVMAACYFTIYDTFNHYVTHPYQRYEKSLEEEKQRQAKKGKW, from the coding sequence ATGAAAACCCCCAGTGCCAATGCTCACTCGTCAACTGTTCAGGTACTTCAAGCGGTCGGAGGTGGAGTCTCAGGAGCCGTGACCCGTTTCGTCAGTCAGCCTTTCGATGTGCTGAAGATACGCTTTCAATTGCAGGTGGAGCCGCTGTCCAAGTCGAATGAATCCGCAAAATATGGGGGCATGTTGCAGGCTTTCGCCACTATTTACCGCGAGGAGGGAATGCGTGGCATCTGGAAGGGTCACGTAGCTGGCCAGGTGATGAGCATCAGCTATGCCTTCGTTCAGTTCTGGTCCTATGAGCAACTGCGTCATGCCGCTGCCCAAACCAAATTCTTTCACGACCACAATCACCTCAGCTACTTTGTATGTGGCGGCACTGCGGGCTGCCTGGGCACCTTAGTTGCCCAGCCCTTTGATGTGGTACGCACTCGAGTGGTGGCCGCTGATCCGGACAGTAGCACTAGCAAATTGCGTGCAGTCTCCGGGGCGTATCGTGTGTTTCGCTATGAGGGACTTCGCGGCATAACGAGCGGCTTGGCTTTGACACTGCTGCAGATTTATCCGCTGGTCGGTgccaattttgtattttacaaaCTCTTCAATCGGATGCTCGTGACGTTCGGTGAATATATTTTCGATAAACCAAATCCGGAGCATCAAATTCCCGGCCCCTTGCTATTCTTGAGTGGCTTCACGGCGGGTGTTCTCTCCAAGATGCTTGTCTATCCCGCAGACGTGATCAAGAAGCGCTCGATGCTGCATCACTTCGAGGACGATCGCAAGTCCTTTGGCGAGAATCCAAAATGTCGCAGTGTGCGGGAATGCATCGCCAACACCCTGAAGTACGAGGGTCCCGCTGGCTTTTACAAGGGCATGTTGCCGACTCTCTACAAGTCTGGTGTGATGGCTGCCTGCTACTTTACCATTTACGACACCTTCAATCACTATGTGACCCATCCCTATCAGCGCTACGAAAAATCCCTGGAAGAGGAGAAGCAAAGGCAAGCGAAGAAAGGCAAATGGTAG